One genomic segment of Flagellimonas marinaquae includes these proteins:
- a CDS encoding MFS transporter, whose protein sequence is MATDSAVLNAKTEKKSLPAALWALTISAFGIGTTEFVIVGLLPTVANDLNTSISSAGLLVSLYALGVAIGAPVLTALTSKIARKRLLIGIMLLFIIGNGLATIAPSFTLLILARILTGFAHGVFFSIGSTIAASLVPEDKRASAISIMFAGLTVAIVTGVPLGTYIGQNFGWRATFVGVAILGVIGALASYFLVPSNIKKSPPLRLVDQLKVLKNPSILLVLGITALGYGGTFVTFTYLAPLLEEVTGFSASMTSVLLLVYGIAIALGNIIGGKVSNKTPGKALMVMFALQAVVLVVLYFTASSPIWSIVTLFFMGILAFSNVPALQLYVVKMAEKYLPGTEDVASALNIAAFNVGIAIGAYVGGLIVESTLGVAATPWVGSILVVVGFILTLALYKKEKL, encoded by the coding sequence ATGGCTACGGATTCAGCAGTTTTAAACGCAAAGACCGAAAAGAAAAGTCTACCAGCGGCCTTATGGGCATTGACCATTAGTGCCTTTGGTATTGGAACTACAGAGTTTGTTATCGTGGGCTTGTTGCCCACTGTAGCCAACGATTTAAACACCTCTATTTCCTCAGCGGGATTGTTGGTGAGTTTGTACGCCTTGGGAGTTGCCATTGGTGCACCTGTCTTAACGGCTTTGACCAGTAAAATAGCACGCAAACGGTTATTGATCGGTATTATGTTATTGTTCATTATCGGTAACGGATTGGCCACCATTGCGCCTAGTTTTACCTTGTTAATACTGGCACGCATTTTAACCGGGTTCGCACATGGGGTCTTTTTCTCCATTGGCTCTACTATAGCGGCCAGTCTGGTACCAGAAGATAAAAGGGCTTCTGCTATTTCCATAATGTTCGCCGGGCTTACGGTAGCTATTGTTACGGGCGTGCCTTTGGGTACGTACATTGGCCAAAACTTTGGGTGGCGTGCCACTTTTGTGGGCGTTGCCATTTTAGGGGTTATCGGGGCCTTGGCCAGTTACTTTTTGGTTCCTTCAAATATTAAAAAATCACCGCCCTTACGTTTGGTAGATCAGCTAAAAGTACTCAAAAACCCTTCTATTCTGTTGGTGTTGGGCATTACGGCCCTTGGTTATGGCGGTACGTTTGTAACCTTTACCTACTTGGCGCCTTTGTTGGAAGAAGTTACCGGATTTTCCGCTAGTATGACCAGTGTTCTACTCTTGGTCTACGGTATAGCCATTGCCTTGGGCAATATTATTGGGGGTAAGGTTTCCAACAAAACCCCGGGAAAAGCCTTAATGGTCATGTTTGCTTTGCAAGCCGTGGTACTGGTGGTACTATACTTTACGGCAAGCAGTCCTATTTGGTCCATAGTAACTTTGTTTTTTATGGGAATCTTGGCGTTCTCCAACGTACCCGCACTGCAACTGTATGTGGTTAAAATGGCAGAAAAATACCTGCCGGGCACAGAAGATGTAGCCTCGGCATTGAACATTGCGGCTTTTAACGTGGGGATAGCTATTGGTGCCTATGTTGGCGGATTAATAGTAGAGTCCACATTGGGCGTAGCAGCAACGCCATGGGTAGGGAGTATACTGGTGGTGGTAGGCTTTATACTTACACTGGCTTTATATAAAAAAGAAAAATTATAA
- a CDS encoding aldo/keto reductase: MHTLSFKHNDQMPILGLGTFRSEPKEVYTAVLEALKMGYRHIDCAAAYGNEKEVGKAIAEAIDSGVVTREELWITSKLWSDSHGMDNVQPALEKTLKDLQLDYLDLYLVHWPVAFKKRVEMPEKADQFIPLEEVPLTDTWAGMEAALEKGLAKHIGVSNFNTQYLKALLETAKQKPEVNQIEIHPFLQQDTLVDFCKQVGIHLTAYAPIGSGGAEDDTLNLFKSEVLLDIAQAHGMTVAQVALKWGIQRGISVIPKSTNVSRLQENLDTLKFELSASDMEKIVALNKDHRFVDAKFWEVEGGPYTAEEIWNA; encoded by the coding sequence ATGCATACATTATCATTTAAACATAACGATCAAATGCCCATTTTAGGGCTTGGTACCTTTCGTTCTGAACCCAAAGAGGTTTATACCGCTGTTTTGGAAGCCTTGAAAATGGGGTACAGGCACATAGACTGTGCGGCAGCCTACGGAAACGAAAAAGAAGTAGGAAAGGCGATTGCGGAAGCCATTGATTCTGGTGTGGTAACCAGGGAGGAACTGTGGATTACCTCCAAGCTTTGGAGTGATTCTCACGGGATGGACAACGTACAACCGGCCTTGGAAAAAACCCTGAAAGACCTACAGTTGGATTATTTGGACCTCTATTTGGTCCATTGGCCTGTAGCCTTTAAAAAAAGAGTTGAAATGCCAGAGAAGGCAGATCAATTCATTCCTTTGGAAGAAGTGCCATTGACCGATACCTGGGCCGGTATGGAAGCAGCTTTGGAAAAAGGACTGGCCAAGCATATCGGTGTCAGTAATTTCAATACCCAATATTTGAAGGCTCTTTTGGAAACGGCAAAACAGAAACCAGAAGTGAACCAAATCGAGATACACCCGTTTTTACAGCAAGATACCTTGGTAGATTTCTGTAAACAAGTGGGTATTCACCTAACAGCATACGCACCTATTGGTTCTGGTGGGGCAGAAGATGATACCCTTAACCTTTTTAAAAGTGAGGTGCTTCTGGATATTGCCCAGGCCCATGGTATGACAGTGGCGCAAGTAGCCTTAAAATGGGGCATACAACGCGGTATTTCGGTAATACCAAAATCTACCAATGTGTCCCGATTACAAGAAAATTTGGATACCCTAAAATTTGAATTGAGCGCTTCGGATATGGAGAAGATCGTGGCCCTTAACAAAGACCATCGTTTTGTGGATGCAAAATTCTGGGAAGTTGAAGGCGGCCCGTATACTGCAGAGGAAATCTGGAACGCTTAA
- a CDS encoding TIGR03571 family LLM class oxidoreductase, whose amino-acid sequence MKNFDKLYRPGKMTLGIEFPLDNDWSLAGDKKRRETGRPFGIPDMTNHLELVQQADAAGFASVWVREVPVYDPNFGDGAQLFDTIGYLGYLSAATQNILLGTAAIVSPLHQPIHLAKAAATIENLSKGRLLLGLGLGDRPVEFPMYKIAYEERPKLFREHLKIMQEAWKLESDLTEFYPFLNPGVDVYPKPQDPIPLVVAGHSGQSIDWIAKEANGWFNYPRTPEETYLQQKKWCEALYDNDQACKPYISAFHLNLLTDDNADFRPHRFGGAIGINKLTELLKRYEEAGVNHMALHLRKSDTPVKEALDKIAEVVLPLFNGVLV is encoded by the coding sequence ATGAAAAATTTTGACAAACTATACCGACCCGGTAAAATGACCTTGGGAATAGAATTTCCGCTCGATAACGATTGGTCCTTGGCAGGGGATAAAAAACGAAGAGAAACGGGAAGGCCTTTCGGTATTCCGGATATGACAAATCATTTGGAGTTGGTACAACAGGCAGATGCTGCTGGTTTTGCATCGGTTTGGGTACGGGAAGTACCGGTTTACGATCCCAATTTTGGGGATGGCGCCCAGTTGTTCGATACTATCGGTTATTTGGGTTATTTATCCGCGGCTACCCAGAATATATTGTTGGGAACGGCCGCTATCGTTTCACCTTTACATCAACCCATACATTTGGCAAAAGCCGCCGCAACCATTGAAAATTTAAGCAAGGGTAGGTTGCTGCTGGGTTTAGGGCTAGGGGACAGGCCCGTGGAATTTCCTATGTATAAAATAGCCTATGAGGAACGCCCCAAATTGTTTCGGGAGCATTTAAAGATTATGCAAGAGGCTTGGAAATTGGAAAGCGATTTAACCGAGTTTTATCCCTTTTTAAACCCGGGTGTGGACGTTTATCCCAAACCCCAGGACCCAATTCCTTTGGTGGTTGCCGGCCACTCGGGACAGTCCATAGATTGGATTGCTAAAGAAGCGAACGGTTGGTTCAATTATCCCAGAACACCAGAGGAAACCTATTTGCAGCAAAAGAAGTGGTGCGAGGCCTTATACGACAACGACCAAGCCTGTAAACCCTATATTTCTGCCTTTCATTTAAACCTACTTACGGACGACAATGCCGACTTTAGACCACATCGGTTTGGAGGTGCCATAGGGATAAACAAGCTTACGGAATTACTGAAACGCTACGAAGAAGCAGGGGTAAACCACATGGCGTTGCATTTGCGAAAATCGGACACTCCGGTCAAAGAAGCATTGGATAAAATAGCGGAAGTAGTGTTGCCGTTATTTAACGGTGTTTTGGTGTAA
- a CDS encoding SDR family oxidoreductase has product MSLENNIKGKVVVITGASSGLGEATARYLAAKGAHVVLGARREDRLQNISEEINSKNEGKAAYIATDVTKKEDVQALVDKAVSEFGKIDVMVNNAGLMAIAPMSEVKVDEWDRMIDINVKGVLYGVAAALPIFQKQESGHFINLSSVAGIKVFAPGGTVYSGTKFAVRAISEGLRAEVGGNIRTTSIEPGAVDSELKHGSTHKESSEMVDNMYETISIPADSVARTIAFAIEQPADVDVNEIVLRPTVQDF; this is encoded by the coding sequence ATGAGTTTAGAAAATAACATTAAAGGAAAAGTAGTAGTAATTACAGGTGCCAGTAGTGGACTGGGTGAAGCTACCGCACGTTATTTAGCTGCCAAAGGGGCACACGTTGTATTAGGTGCCAGAAGAGAAGATCGTTTACAGAACATTTCGGAAGAAATCAATTCCAAAAACGAAGGTAAGGCGGCATACATTGCAACAGATGTGACCAAAAAAGAAGACGTGCAAGCTTTGGTGGACAAAGCAGTAAGCGAATTTGGTAAAATTGACGTAATGGTCAACAACGCTGGTTTGATGGCTATAGCACCCATGAGCGAGGTGAAGGTAGATGAGTGGGACCGTATGATAGACATCAACGTTAAAGGTGTATTGTACGGGGTAGCAGCTGCTCTGCCAATTTTCCAAAAGCAAGAATCCGGGCACTTTATCAACCTATCTTCCGTAGCAGGAATAAAAGTATTTGCACCGGGGGGTACGGTATATAGTGGAACCAAATTTGCCGTTCGAGCCATTTCAGAAGGACTGCGTGCAGAAGTAGGAGGTAATATCAGAACCACTTCCATTGAGCCAGGTGCTGTTGATTCCGAGTTGAAACACGGAAGTACCCATAAAGAGAGTTCTGAAATGGTAGACAATATGTACGAGACCATTTCTATTCCTGCCGATTCTGTGGCCAGAACCATTGCTTTTGCCATTGAACAACCAGCAGATGTAGACGTGAACGAAATTGTGTTGAGACCAACTGTACAAGACTTTTAG
- a CDS encoding AraC family transcriptional regulator, with protein MTHFKSLKEFNHYVGYTAPKKELIDVVKYDEFENLRLKSEPITTDWYMMAFKRNVTGLHCFGSTEFDRDAAFLYFVKPNQVFEWDATEPWKGYHMLISPVLLQEYNIDFSFFQYEIGEALFLTEDEQQQLETLYEQILTEYKKDTYELDLLIAYSNLIFTYIGKCYKRQFETRQPLYNKVVMTFKKELNKYYSDGNTQLPSVNYFAEKLNLSVNYFGDLIKHHTGKTASELIQEKIIIEAKHQLQSYDKSIAEIGYNLGFDYPTYFSRLFKKHTGVTPSQYRR; from the coding sequence ATGACGCATTTTAAAAGTTTAAAGGAATTCAATCATTATGTTGGGTACACCGCTCCAAAAAAGGAGTTGATCGATGTGGTAAAGTATGACGAGTTTGAAAATCTACGTTTAAAAAGTGAACCCATCACCACAGATTGGTATATGATGGCCTTTAAACGCAATGTGACCGGTCTGCACTGTTTTGGAAGTACGGAGTTCGATCGGGATGCCGCCTTCTTATATTTTGTAAAACCGAACCAAGTTTTTGAATGGGATGCCACCGAACCTTGGAAGGGCTACCATATGCTCATTTCCCCTGTGCTGTTGCAGGAATACAATATTGATTTTAGCTTTTTTCAGTATGAGATAGGGGAGGCCTTGTTCCTAACCGAAGATGAGCAGCAACAGTTGGAAACCCTTTATGAACAAATTCTAACGGAATACAAAAAGGACACCTACGAGCTGGATTTGCTCATTGCCTATAGTAACCTCATTTTCACCTACATTGGTAAATGCTATAAAAGACAGTTTGAAACCCGACAACCCTTGTACAATAAAGTGGTGATGACCTTTAAAAAGGAGCTGAACAAATATTATTCGGACGGAAATACCCAATTGCCATCCGTAAATTATTTTGCTGAAAAATTGAACCTTTCCGTAAACTATTTTGGTGATTTGATCAAGCACCATACCGGCAAAACGGCATCCGAGCTTATACAGGAAAAAATCATAATCGAAGCGAAACATCAATTACAGAGCTATGACAAATCCATTGCGGAGATTGGATACAACCTAGGATTCGATTATCCCACTTACTTTTCGCGATTGTTTAAAAAGCATACCGGGGTAACGCCATCTCAGTATAGGAGATAG